In Fluviispira sanaruensis, a genomic segment contains:
- a CDS encoding DUF4870 family protein, whose protein sequence is MSRKNFFKNNSNGTDLPALNSNKNIVSLVYIIQFLSLFTAGTLLLVPLFMNYIFRHRTRYTWLDSHFRWQIQTFWFATLFYIIAIVFGVIPFLGWIISAPCFVIATLIIIFRTYKGWTTLSKELPALPENETT, encoded by the coding sequence ATGTCACGTAAAAATTTTTTCAAAAACAATTCAAATGGTACAGATTTACCTGCATTGAACTCAAATAAAAATATAGTTTCACTGGTATATATCATACAGTTTTTATCATTATTTACAGCCGGGACTCTCTTGCTTGTCCCTCTTTTCATGAATTATATTTTTAGGCATAGAACAAGATACACTTGGCTAGACTCCCATTTTCGTTGGCAAATTCAAACCTTCTGGTTTGCAACACTGTTCTATATAATTGCTATAGTTTTTGGTGTTATTCCATTTTTGGGTTGGATAATTTCTGCTCCATGCTTTGTTATCGCTACTCTTATTATTATTTTCCGTACATACAAAGGTTGGACTACTTTATCAAAAGAATTACCAGCTTTGCCAGAAAACGAAACAACTTGA
- a CDS encoding tRNA threonylcarbamoyladenosine dehydratase, translating into MSFRNHRFSRLELLVGREGLGRFRNLHILIVGAGGVGSFAAEAIARSAIGKVTIVDHDEVCVTNVNRQLHAFTDTVGKKKVELLVERLKKINPLAGYFGIAEHHHPDKENFIFEEAERLAGQPVDAVIDCIDTLIPKVDLLARSLKLGIPIWSSMGSASRMDPAQIRCADISETRVDPFAKQIRAKLREIGISEGIRAVFSIEDPIDPEQAVPGTEWHCICPTIEKEFGACQHKRVMLGTISYLPPMFGLWLAGDLLQHFLKGIDFKKRDTFEKIPTYDEFKKVLKLGKQ; encoded by the coding sequence ATGTCATTTCGCAATCATAGATTTAGTAGACTTGAGCTCCTTGTTGGACGCGAAGGTTTAGGACGTTTTAGAAATCTACATATTCTAATTGTTGGTGCTGGAGGTGTTGGTAGTTTTGCAGCCGAGGCCATCGCACGCTCCGCAATTGGTAAAGTCACAATTGTTGACCATGACGAGGTCTGCGTAACTAATGTAAACAGACAGCTCCATGCATTCACAGATACAGTTGGAAAGAAGAAGGTTGAGCTTCTTGTTGAGAGATTGAAAAAAATCAATCCGTTAGCAGGTTATTTTGGCATAGCTGAACACCACCATCCTGATAAAGAAAATTTTATCTTTGAGGAAGCTGAACGCTTAGCAGGACAACCTGTTGATGCAGTCATAGATTGTATAGACACGCTGATCCCCAAAGTCGATCTCTTAGCACGCTCCCTCAAACTTGGTATTCCAATATGGAGCTCAATGGGTTCAGCCAGTCGCATGGATCCTGCACAAATAAGATGTGCAGATATTTCTGAAACTAGAGTTGATCCTTTTGCAAAACAAATACGAGCAAAATTAAGAGAAATTGGAATATCCGAAGGGATCAGAGCCGTCTTTTCAATTGAAGACCCCATAGATCCAGAGCAAGCAGTTCCAGGCACAGAATGGCATTGTATCTGCCCAACAATTGAAAAAGAATTTGGCGCATGCCAGCATAAACGAGTGATGTTAGGTACAATAAGCTATTTGCCACCTATGTTCGGTTTGTGGCTTGCCGGAGATCTATTGCAGCATTTTTTAAAAGGTATTGATTTTAAAAAAAGGGATACTTTTGAAAAAATACCTACATATGATGAATTCAAAAAGGTTTTAAAGCTAGGAAAACAATAA
- a CDS encoding type I polyketide synthase — translation MSNLDLDEYVGSIAVIGLSGRFPEAENIEEFWHNLSQGKESIRKIEGFKTKNKNHINAFGFLNGIDYFDAEYFGFSPREAEIMDPQQRLVLECAVNALEHSGYVSNKYKGKISVYLGSAISSYLLFNILPRKDLINTHGLLQISNGNDSVSTVVSYKLNLTGPSIDVNTTCSTSLIAVHQACRSLLNFESDISLAGGVSINVTQDEGYIYQEGSILSPDGHCKPFDENAQGTVEGNGIGIIVLKRLEEALADHDTIHCIIRSSAANNDGSEKIGYTAPSPQGQARVIADALEIANIPSDHISYVEAHGTGTLLGDPIEISALKEAFESKKINHIDCGIGSVKTNIGHLNTASGIAGLIKVILSLKNKKIPPNIHFEKPNPKIDLNNSGFYINKKLKDWENCFLPRRAGVSSFGIGGTNAHVIVEEAPTKNSSESSLFQHIFIASAKSEEALRETNLNLANYLSKNEENIADIAYTLQMGRNEYKFRSFFIANNRKECIDKILNQNNTYVYSNKTPQHKKDLAFMFPGQGTQYINMAYNLYNEEKIFRENFETCSLLIEKYLNLNITNILFSESLDKNEILHQTFVTQPVLFTIEYCLAKLLLHFGIKPDAMIGHSIGEYVAACIAEVFSLQDALKIVCLRGKYMQELENGKMLSVAMNENELKNYLENDLSLAAVNSKDACVVSGSNIAIEHLQKILSAQNIETKILNTSHAFHSQQMGKMLPKFKEVLKTVQFNLPKIRFISNISGNWISDEESINLDYWAQHILKTVRFYDGLTTLIQNDIKIFIEVGPGRSLMNMLKGSFNPDVITLNTIPHAKEDKSSSLTFLETIGKLWLNGFAIKWENIYNSEQRSRIPLPTYPFQRKRFWIDKTESTNIRKESVDWLYGKEWKSRSFEKIPANNIEEQKSIKYLFFLNNEYLKEIKHLTANNRDSFFAVQSEHFAQQEAYLYTLDFSQASQNETLIKQLNLERNDVLRVVFIFKNININYILNMIKSLNKCKIYNKTQLTCVTEQAYFVNGLEKNLNYDKSLFVGILKAAVQEYSNMNYLHLDFDDLNSNINHIIPIINKEFSSEKMNNIKAYRNNIVWIPHFDKIKLPKNQNISHHLKLGGIYLITGGVGKIGLSLAETLGKKFNAKIILISKTEFPKEENWHKITECNDTSNTLLNKIKVLRRLKDEGIDILLLQANVANYIEMKNAFTQAEATFGTINGIIHAAGNLNEDSFKIIENLDETAIQSHFETKVEGVKVLEKILSLKTFDFCCLFSSISSILAGLGHAAYAAANIYIDEFVLMNKCYYLNTPLLSINWDAWYFSDKNLSHFEEKLIELTISKEEGCQIFLDIMTSGHLGRIIVSTHDLDERIQKWESPINKVDQISEKNLDANHSRPNLFNQYVAPRNEIEINIIQILESLLGIKGIGITDNFFELGGHSLLATKLTSQIRDNFKIEFSLQNLFENPTTIKIAEIVLQKKLTEIDEELLNKLIEDL, via the coding sequence ATGTCAAATCTTGATTTAGATGAATATGTAGGATCAATAGCAGTCATAGGCTTGAGTGGAAGATTTCCAGAAGCAGAAAATATTGAGGAGTTTTGGCATAATCTTTCGCAAGGAAAAGAATCCATAAGAAAAATAGAAGGATTCAAAACTAAAAATAAAAATCATATAAATGCATTTGGATTCTTAAATGGAATTGATTACTTTGATGCAGAGTACTTTGGGTTTTCTCCAAGAGAAGCAGAAATAATGGATCCTCAGCAAAGATTGGTGCTAGAATGTGCCGTCAATGCTCTTGAGCACAGTGGGTATGTTAGTAATAAATACAAAGGTAAAATATCAGTTTACTTGGGTTCTGCTATAAGCTCATACTTACTTTTTAATATTCTGCCAAGAAAAGATTTAATAAACACACATGGATTATTACAAATTTCAAATGGGAATGATTCAGTCTCAACAGTTGTTTCATATAAACTTAACTTAACTGGACCTAGTATTGATGTGAACACTACCTGTTCAACTTCATTGATTGCGGTTCATCAAGCGTGTAGAAGCCTTCTTAATTTTGAAAGCGATATCTCTTTGGCTGGAGGTGTTTCTATCAATGTCACACAAGATGAAGGATATATTTATCAAGAGGGAAGCATTCTTTCACCTGATGGTCATTGCAAACCTTTTGATGAAAATGCCCAAGGGACCGTAGAGGGTAATGGAATCGGAATCATTGTCCTGAAACGTTTAGAAGAAGCTCTCGCCGACCATGACACAATTCATTGTATCATTCGCTCAAGCGCAGCCAATAATGATGGATCGGAAAAGATTGGATACACTGCGCCCAGTCCGCAGGGGCAAGCACGTGTCATTGCTGATGCTCTTGAAATAGCAAATATACCATCGGATCATATTTCTTACGTAGAGGCACATGGCACAGGCACTCTCTTAGGAGATCCAATTGAAATCAGTGCTCTCAAAGAGGCATTTGAAAGTAAAAAAATAAATCATATCGATTGTGGAATTGGGTCAGTTAAAACAAATATAGGTCATTTGAATACAGCGTCTGGTATTGCAGGACTGATCAAAGTTATTTTATCATTAAAAAATAAAAAAATACCACCAAATATTCATTTTGAGAAACCAAACCCCAAAATTGATTTAAATAACTCTGGATTTTATATAAATAAAAAATTGAAAGATTGGGAAAATTGCTTTCTCCCTCGAAGAGCAGGCGTGAGTTCTTTTGGGATTGGTGGAACAAATGCACATGTCATAGTTGAAGAGGCTCCAACAAAAAATAGCAGTGAATCATCTCTTTTCCAGCATATATTTATAGCTTCTGCAAAATCAGAAGAAGCTTTGAGAGAGACAAATTTAAATTTAGCAAATTATTTATCTAAAAATGAAGAGAATATTGCAGATATAGCTTATACCCTGCAAATGGGTCGTAATGAATATAAATTCAGAAGTTTTTTTATTGCAAATAACAGAAAAGAATGTATTGATAAAATCTTAAATCAAAACAATACATATGTTTATTCCAATAAAACGCCCCAACATAAAAAAGATCTCGCATTTATGTTCCCAGGGCAAGGGACTCAATATATAAATATGGCTTATAACTTATATAATGAAGAAAAAATATTTAGAGAAAATTTTGAAACTTGTAGCTTGCTTATTGAAAAGTATTTGAATTTAAACATTACAAATATTTTATTTTCTGAGAGTCTTGATAAAAATGAAATTTTGCATCAAACATTTGTAACACAGCCAGTCTTATTTACAATTGAATATTGCTTAGCAAAACTTTTGCTACATTTTGGTATAAAACCAGACGCAATGATTGGGCACAGTATTGGTGAATATGTTGCAGCGTGTATTGCTGAAGTATTTAGTTTACAAGATGCACTTAAAATTGTTTGCTTGCGCGGAAAATACATGCAGGAATTAGAAAATGGAAAAATGCTTTCTGTCGCAATGAATGAAAATGAATTAAAAAATTATTTAGAAAATGACCTCTCATTAGCAGCAGTGAATAGTAAGGACGCATGTGTCGTTTCTGGTTCTAATATTGCTATAGAGCATTTGCAAAAGATACTTTCAGCTCAGAATATTGAAACAAAAATTTTAAATACTTCTCATGCTTTTCACTCTCAACAAATGGGAAAAATGCTGCCAAAATTTAAAGAAGTTTTAAAAACAGTTCAATTTAATTTGCCCAAAATACGCTTTATTTCAAATATATCAGGTAACTGGATATCTGATGAAGAATCAATAAATTTGGATTATTGGGCACAGCATATTCTAAAAACAGTTCGATTTTATGATGGTCTTACAACGTTAATTCAAAACGATATAAAAATTTTTATTGAAGTCGGTCCTGGCCGGTCGTTGATGAATATGCTAAAAGGTTCATTTAATCCAGATGTTATTACACTAAACACTATCCCACATGCAAAAGAAGATAAATCAAGTTCGCTTACTTTTTTGGAAACTATCGGAAAACTGTGGCTGAATGGTTTCGCCATAAAATGGGAAAATATCTATAATAGTGAACAACGAAGTCGTATTCCTTTACCCACTTATCCATTTCAGAGAAAAAGATTTTGGATTGATAAAACTGAGAGCACAAATATTCGCAAAGAATCTGTAGATTGGTTGTATGGAAAGGAATGGAAAAGTCGGTCTTTTGAAAAAATACCTGCAAATAATATTGAAGAACAGAAAAGTATTAAATACTTATTCTTTCTAAATAATGAATATTTAAAAGAAATAAAACATTTAACTGCTAACAATAGAGACTCTTTTTTTGCTGTGCAAAGTGAGCATTTTGCACAGCAAGAAGCGTATTTATATACACTAGATTTTTCGCAAGCGAGTCAAAACGAAACTCTTATAAAACAGCTTAATTTAGAAAGAAATGATGTATTAAGAGTTGTTTTTATTTTTAAAAATATTAATATTAATTATATTTTAAATATGATAAAATCTTTAAATAAATGTAAAATTTATAATAAAACTCAACTTACCTGCGTAACAGAGCAAGCATATTTTGTAAATGGGCTCGAGAAGAATCTTAATTATGACAAATCACTTTTCGTAGGAATTCTAAAAGCAGCTGTGCAAGAATATTCAAATATGAATTACTTGCATTTAGATTTTGATGATCTAAATAGCAATATAAATCATATAATTCCAATTATAAATAAAGAATTTTCATCTGAAAAAATGAATAATATAAAAGCGTATCGGAATAATATTGTCTGGATACCACATTTTGATAAGATTAAATTACCGAAGAATCAAAATATCAGTCATCATTTAAAATTAGGTGGAATATACTTAATAACAGGTGGTGTTGGTAAAATTGGCTTATCTTTAGCAGAAACCCTTGGTAAAAAATTTAATGCAAAAATCATACTAATTTCTAAAACAGAATTTCCAAAGGAAGAAAATTGGCATAAAATTACTGAATGCAATGATACTTCAAATACCTTATTGAACAAAATAAAAGTTCTCAGAAGATTAAAAGATGAGGGAATTGATATACTTTTATTGCAGGCAAATGTTGCAAATTATATCGAAATGAAGAATGCATTTACGCAAGCTGAAGCCACTTTTGGGACTATCAATGGAATTATTCATGCAGCTGGAAATTTAAATGAAGACTCATTTAAAATTATCGAAAATCTAGATGAAACTGCTATTCAAAGTCATTTTGAAACAAAAGTAGAGGGTGTAAAAGTTCTCGAAAAAATATTAAGTTTAAAAACATTTGATTTTTGCTGCTTGTTTTCATCTATTTCTTCAATTTTGGCTGGTCTGGGGCATGCTGCTTATGCTGCAGCAAATATATATATAGATGAATTTGTTCTTATGAATAAATGTTATTATTTAAATACACCTTTGCTTTCAATAAACTGGGATGCTTGGTATTTCTCAGATAAAAATTTGTCCCATTTCGAAGAAAAATTAATTGAGTTAACCATTTCAAAGGAAGAAGGATGCCAAATTTTCTTAGATATTATGACGTCAGGACATTTAGGAAGAATCATCGTCTCAACCCATGATCTTGATGAGCGTATCCAGAAATGGGAAAGTCCTATAAATAAAGTAGATCAAATTAGTGAAAAAAATCTTGATGCTAACCACAGTCGACCCAATTTATTTAATCAATATGTAGCTCCTCGTAATGAAATAGAAATTAATATTATTCAAATATTAGAGTCCCTCCTAGGAATCAAAGGAATAGGAATAACAGACAATTTTTTTGAACTCGGAGGTCATTCTCTTTTGGCAACAAAATTGACTTCGCAAATAAGAGATAATTTTAAAATTGAATTTTCGTTACAAAATTTATTTGAAAATCCAACTACAATAAAAATTGCTGAAATTGTACTGCAAAAAAAACTGACTGAAATAGATGAAGAATTATTAAATAAATTAATCGAAGATTTATAA
- a CDS encoding non-ribosomal peptide synthetase — MRIIELSYYQKRFWLEWKLNPQNVTYNTPIIFDLKGTINVDAIIFSLDSYVNHYAEGCRSFIQEENGKLSQIILDKVALNLEIKYLDENEEHVNDKIDRYIEQISSYAFNLNKLSLYKFGLLHINKHHCVLVLNIHHIISDAITASIFVNIFSYLYNSYLINGKNVKHLYLPQFSNYIEHEKNTYSQYHIEKDLDYWENLLKDSQLSLDFKEKNVLTQESKSIFFRLGSEKYQRLKSIIKAERTSLFIFLSTLFGSFLLRYVGQKSVVLNYPVNMRPSGYQECTGCFVNNILFQISIDPSKSFRNLLIELTNQRRQSKQHQRCTMTDIVERLRKKNILKGQQFFNVDLFEAFLGAVSFNLKDIEVKSIKYEAKKIQNDIGMAYQIHPDMIEFKIEYNSAKFSDHFIDNFKNSFLHYYDNVIKSLDSLIYELPIISEIERNKLIEWNINKKRNTLKTPVTNFINETVRKYPNKIALIENNKEITYEELDKRSNQVANFINSQNLGCENFIGVYLSRSIEAIIVILGVLKSGAAYVPLDPEYPKERIEYIIQDAKLNYIFDKDSIFKIISYSEESVNKINLLDSAAYVIYTSGSTGKPKGVVINHSSLVNHSLFVQNQYEITNSDKVLQLSSINFDLSIEEIFPTLISGATLILYPHEIGISIANFQSIIFKYKISILNLPTAFWHSWVCHLDSYKTYESVRLVIVGGEQANYLSFIKWNQFFRDKVKWINTYGPTEGTIISSIWKYSHNAFNSLTDPQIPIGSPIDGCQLYIVDAYLNLLPLGQVGELLISGENLARCYLNKPELTAERFIPNPFNPDECNRLYRTGDLARRLINGQIEFVGRIDEQIKIRGYRIELGEIENVIVKYLNVLNAVVLAEKNNSNENLLIAYIVNHNQRNFTDKDIREILKNYLPDYMIPTYYVFLDDIPLNQNGKVDKDQLRKMQYKISQNSNVLKPRSDFEKQIAQIWQEALGVKEISIEENFFDLGAHSLIILSVHKKIEDLIKNKLDVIMLFNYPTVKSLSQYLNSQFKKSNIDEYMINSAQKQRQAIQNQRNSMNIRKSHVKS; from the coding sequence ATGAGAATTATAGAGCTTTCATACTATCAAAAGCGTTTTTGGCTTGAATGGAAATTGAACCCCCAGAATGTCACCTACAATACCCCAATTATATTTGATTTGAAAGGTACAATTAACGTTGATGCAATTATTTTCTCATTAGACAGTTATGTGAATCATTATGCAGAGGGGTGTAGATCGTTTATACAAGAAGAAAATGGAAAATTAAGTCAAATAATATTAGATAAAGTTGCACTTAATTTAGAAATCAAATATTTAGATGAAAATGAAGAGCACGTTAATGATAAGATTGATAGATATATCGAACAAATAAGCTCCTATGCATTTAACTTAAATAAACTATCTTTATATAAATTTGGATTATTGCACATAAATAAGCACCACTGCGTACTCGTATTAAATATACATCACATCATTTCAGACGCAATCACTGCAAGTATATTTGTTAATATATTTTCTTATTTATATAACTCTTATTTAATAAACGGAAAAAATGTGAAACATTTATATTTACCTCAATTTTCTAATTATATAGAACATGAAAAAAATACATATTCTCAATATCACATAGAGAAAGATTTAGATTATTGGGAAAATCTTTTAAAAGATAGTCAATTAAGTTTGGACTTCAAAGAAAAAAATGTACTTACTCAAGAGTCAAAATCCATTTTTTTCCGGTTAGGAAGCGAAAAATATCAAAGATTGAAATCAATTATTAAAGCAGAAAGAACCTCATTATTTATTTTCTTATCAACACTTTTTGGTAGTTTTTTGTTAAGATATGTTGGACAAAAATCAGTTGTTTTAAATTACCCCGTAAATATGAGGCCATCTGGCTATCAAGAATGTACTGGTTGCTTCGTAAATAATATTTTATTTCAAATATCTATTGATCCAAGTAAATCATTTCGAAATTTATTAATCGAATTAACAAATCAACGCAGACAATCCAAGCAGCATCAGAGATGCACAATGACAGATATTGTAGAAAGGTTAAGAAAAAAAAATATATTAAAAGGTCAACAATTTTTCAATGTCGATCTCTTTGAAGCTTTTTTAGGGGCAGTTTCATTTAATTTAAAAGATATAGAAGTAAAATCTATTAAATATGAAGCAAAAAAAATTCAAAATGATATTGGTATGGCATATCAAATTCATCCAGACATGATTGAATTTAAAATTGAATATAATTCTGCAAAATTTAGCGATCACTTTATTGATAATTTTAAGAATTCTTTTTTACATTATTACGATAATGTCATAAAAAGTTTGGATTCTCTTATTTATGAGTTACCAATTATTTCTGAGATTGAAAGAAATAAATTAATTGAGTGGAATATTAATAAAAAAAGAAATACATTAAAGACTCCTGTAACAAATTTTATAAATGAAACTGTCAGAAAATATCCGAATAAAATCGCATTAATTGAAAATAACAAAGAAATTACTTATGAAGAACTCGATAAAAGATCAAATCAAGTCGCAAATTTTATTAATAGCCAAAATTTAGGGTGTGAGAATTTCATTGGAGTCTATTTATCAAGATCTATCGAAGCAATTATTGTGATTTTAGGAGTGCTAAAGTCAGGAGCAGCATATGTTCCTCTTGACCCAGAGTATCCTAAAGAAAGAATTGAATATATAATTCAAGATGCAAAATTAAATTATATTTTTGATAAAGATAGCATATTTAAAATTATTAGTTATTCAGAAGAAAGTGTTAATAAAATTAATCTTTTAGACTCCGCAGCTTATGTTATTTACACTTCAGGTTCTACTGGAAAACCGAAAGGTGTAGTTATAAATCATAGTTCTTTAGTCAATCATAGTTTATTTGTGCAAAACCAGTATGAAATTACAAACAGCGATAAGGTATTACAATTAAGCTCAATAAATTTTGATTTGTCTATCGAGGAAATTTTTCCGACTTTAATAAGTGGTGCAACTTTAATATTATATCCACATGAGATTGGTATTTCTATTGCAAATTTTCAAAGTATTATTTTTAAATATAAAATATCAATTCTAAACTTGCCGACTGCGTTTTGGCATTCTTGGGTATGTCATCTTGATTCATATAAAACATATGAATCCGTTCGCCTTGTTATCGTCGGTGGAGAGCAAGCAAATTACTTATCCTTTATTAAGTGGAATCAATTTTTCAGAGATAAAGTAAAATGGATCAATACCTATGGTCCAACAGAAGGAACAATCATTTCATCCATTTGGAAATATTCACACAATGCATTCAATTCTCTAACGGATCCTCAAATCCCAATTGGCTCCCCAATTGATGGATGCCAATTGTACATAGTAGACGCATACTTAAATTTGCTTCCTCTCGGACAAGTTGGTGAACTACTCATTTCTGGAGAAAATTTAGCACGCTGCTATTTAAATAAACCTGAATTGACTGCGGAAAGATTTATACCAAATCCATTTAACCCAGATGAGTGTAACCGGCTTTATCGTACAGGAGATCTTGCTCGCCGTTTAATTAATGGACAAATTGAATTTGTTGGAAGAATAGATGAACAAATTAAGATTCGCGGCTATCGCATAGAGTTAGGTGAAATTGAAAATGTTATTGTCAAGTATTTAAATGTATTAAATGCAGTGGTTTTAGCAGAAAAAAATAACAGCAATGAAAATTTATTAATCGCATACATTGTCAATCACAATCAACGAAATTTTACAGATAAAGATATTAGAGAGATTTTAAAAAATTATTTACCTGATTATATGATTCCTACCTATTATGTATTTTTAGATGATATTCCACTAAATCAAAATGGAAAGGTTGACAAAGATCAGCTTAGAAAAATGCAATACAAAATTAGTCAGAATAGCAATGTACTTAAACCTAGAAGCGATTTTGAAAAACAAATAGCTCAAATCTGGCAAGAAGCACTAGGTGTAAAGGAAATAAGCATTGAAGAAAACTTTTTTGATCTTGGTGCTCATTCTTTAATAATATTATCCGTTCATAAAAAAATAGAAGATCTTATAAAAAATAAACTGGACGTTATAATGCTTTTTAATTACCCTACAGTGAAAAGTTTGTCTCAATATTTAAATTCCCAATTTAAAAAATCAAATATCGATGAATATATGATTAATTCTGCACAAAAACAACGTCAAGCTATCCAAAATCAAAGAAATTCTATGAATATAAGGAAATCGCATGTCAAATCTTGA
- the tnpA gene encoding IS200/IS605 family transposase produces the protein MTLFSEKRESNYNAHNKAIFSNYGHSSTVGPQVCYTSLLIQNSGSSWDYTKNQFCYATWECNLIEFNGEPDHIHMLLELNPKIALSTFINNLKTVSSRYIRKDFSNHLSKFYYNNPIFWSRSYCILTCGGAPLSVIKQYIEQQARVD, from the coding sequence TTGACCCTTTTCAGCGAAAAGAGGGAGTCAAATTACAATGCGCATAATAAAGCAATATTTTCTAACTATGGACATTCAAGTACAGTTGGCCCCCAAGTTTGTTATACTTCTTTGTTAATTCAAAATAGCGGAAGTAGTTGGGACTATACAAAAAATCAATTTTGTTACGCAACATGGGAATGCAATTTAATTGAATTTAATGGTGAGCCTGATCACATTCATATGCTGCTTGAACTGAATCCAAAAATTGCACTTTCAACATTTATTAATAATCTGAAAACGGTTTCTAGTCGTTATATTAGAAAAGATTTTTCTAATCATCTTTCAAAATTTTATTATAATAATCCTATTTTTTGGAGCCGATCTTATTGTATTTTAACTTGCGGAGGTGCTCCTCTTTCAGTTATTAAACAATATATTGAACAACAAGCTCGCGTGGATTAA